One stretch of Labrenzia sp. CE80 DNA includes these proteins:
- a CDS encoding N-carbamoyl-D-amino-acid hydrolase: MREIVTAALQMGPIQKAESRKDVVDRMITLLDQAKAAGATLAVFPELAFTTFFPRWYMENPAEVDTWFEAEIPSAETKPLFDRAIEHGIGMYVGYAEKTQDRHHFNTSILTAPTGEIIGKYRKVHLPGHSEFDTERAFQHLEKRYFEPGDLGFPVWHSQGGVMGMCICNDRRWPETYRVMGLQGVEMVMLGYNTPAVNSQMSSEGPEDRLFHHRLSVQSGAYQNATWVIAVAKAGDEDGFPLIGGSLIVDPNGKIMAESKTLGDEILVHSCDLDLCTFGKETIFDFARHRRIEHYGLITERTGAEVPPE; encoded by the coding sequence ATGCGTGAAATCGTAACTGCCGCTCTTCAGATGGGACCAATCCAGAAAGCTGAGAGCCGCAAGGATGTGGTCGATCGGATGATCACCCTCCTTGATCAGGCAAAAGCGGCCGGTGCAACTCTGGCAGTTTTCCCCGAGCTGGCGTTCACCACATTCTTCCCGCGCTGGTACATGGAAAACCCGGCTGAAGTCGATACGTGGTTCGAGGCGGAAATCCCATCTGCAGAAACAAAGCCTCTGTTTGACCGGGCAATAGAGCACGGCATCGGAATGTATGTCGGCTACGCAGAAAAAACGCAGGACAGGCACCACTTCAACACGTCGATCCTGACCGCTCCAACCGGAGAAATCATAGGCAAGTACCGGAAGGTCCACCTGCCCGGGCACTCCGAATTCGACACGGAACGTGCCTTTCAGCATCTTGAAAAGCGCTACTTCGAACCAGGAGACCTCGGCTTTCCGGTTTGGCACAGCCAGGGCGGTGTCATGGGCATGTGCATCTGCAATGACAGACGCTGGCCAGAAACCTACCGGGTCATGGGGCTGCAGGGCGTGGAAATGGTCATGCTCGGCTATAATACCCCGGCAGTGAATTCGCAGATGTCGTCGGAAGGCCCTGAGGACCGCCTCTTTCACCACCGGCTCAGCGTGCAATCAGGCGCCTATCAGAACGCAACCTGGGTCATCGCCGTCGCGAAGGCGGGTGACGAGGACGGCTTCCCCTTGATTGGGGGCAGCTTGATCGTCGATCCGAACGGAAAGATCATGGCAGAGAGCAAGACCCTTGGAGACGAAATCCTCGTCCATTCATGCGATCTGGATCTCTGCACCTTCGGCAAGGAAACAATCTTCGATTTCGCCCGCCATCGGCGCATTGAGCATTACGGCCTGATCACCGAGCGCACCGGCGCAGAAGTGCCGCCTGAGTAA
- a CDS encoding amino acid ABC transporter permease, with translation MEQFLFQFFNLDIMFQAWPIMLRGFGMTLLLCAVVIPMGLAGGLLVAIASTAPQRWIRWPTAVLVDLFRAVPPLALLIFISAGLPFAGIRLSPFTAVCLSFLLNNSAYYGEIYRAGIDSIGTGQTEAARSTGLNSLQAMAYVVLPQAVRNVLPDLVSNTIEVVKLTSLASVVAFAELLYSADMARSITYNASPIVMAAGFYLVLLWPAVRLASRLERKLST, from the coding sequence ATGGAACAGTTCCTCTTCCAGTTTTTCAATCTCGACATCATGTTTCAGGCTTGGCCGATCATGCTGCGCGGTTTCGGCATGACACTCCTGCTCTGCGCGGTCGTGATCCCGATGGGCCTGGCAGGCGGTCTCCTGGTCGCGATCGCCAGCACGGCACCACAACGGTGGATCCGCTGGCCGACGGCGGTACTGGTTGACCTGTTCCGAGCGGTGCCGCCATTGGCACTCCTGATCTTTATCTCCGCAGGACTTCCCTTTGCAGGCATACGCCTCAGCCCGTTTACAGCGGTTTGCCTGTCGTTCTTGCTGAACAACTCCGCCTACTACGGCGAGATTTACCGTGCCGGCATCGATTCCATCGGAACAGGGCAGACAGAGGCGGCACGCTCAACCGGGCTCAACAGCCTTCAGGCGATGGCCTACGTTGTCCTGCCCCAGGCGGTGCGCAATGTACTGCCAGATCTAGTCAGCAACACCATCGAGGTCGTCAAACTGACGTCTCTGGCCAGCGTCGTTGCCTTTGCCGAGCTTCTGTACTCAGCCGACATGGCCCGCTCAATCACATACAACGCCTCGCCGATCGTCATGGCGGCAGGCTTCTATCTCGTGCTCCTCTGGCCTGCAGTCCGCCTGGCAAGCCGCCTGGAGCGCAAGCTCTCGACATGA
- a CDS encoding amino acid ABC transporter permease has protein sequence MTRSERFIDTFFKYDVMQQYWPDILSGLFVTCQIAVLVVVCGLALGLCLAILRSYRFRLVNFCIIVFIDLLRALPPLVLILILYFGLPNIGVSLSGYVVLWLVLTLVLAAFAEEIFWAGILSVPQGQWQAARSTGMSYFKTLIYVVLPQAIRMTIAPLTNRTIAITKNTALGMVIGVGELLNQATTAQSFAGNASPLMMATIAYLLLFIPVVYAGRRIEQAYAWRKR, from the coding sequence ATGACGCGCTCCGAACGCTTTATCGATACGTTCTTCAAATACGATGTGATGCAGCAATATTGGCCGGACATTCTGAGCGGCCTGTTCGTCACCTGTCAGATCGCCGTGCTTGTGGTGGTCTGCGGCCTTGCGCTCGGTCTTTGCCTCGCAATCTTGCGCAGCTACCGGTTTCGACTGGTGAATTTTTGCATCATCGTCTTCATCGATCTGTTGCGCGCTTTGCCCCCGCTGGTTCTGATCCTGATCTTGTATTTCGGCCTGCCGAACATCGGCGTCAGCCTGTCCGGCTATGTGGTCCTCTGGCTTGTGCTCACCCTTGTGCTCGCAGCCTTCGCCGAGGAGATCTTCTGGGCCGGCATTCTGTCGGTTCCTCAGGGCCAGTGGCAGGCAGCTCGCTCGACCGGGATGAGCTATTTCAAGACGCTGATCTATGTGGTGCTGCCCCAGGCCATCCGCATGACCATTGCGCCCCTCACCAACCGGACAATCGCGATCACGAAGAACACGGCGCTCGGCATGGTCATCGGAGTTGGCGAACTTCTCAATCAGGCCACAACGGCGCAGTCGTTCGCAGGCAATGCCTCGCCGCTGATGATGGCAACGATCGCCTACCTCCTCCTTTTCATCCCCGTGGTCTATGCCGGCCGGCGCATTGAACAGGCATACGCCTGGAGGAAACGTTGA